One region of Cobetia sp. cqz5-12 genomic DNA includes:
- a CDS encoding CBS domain-containing protein produces the protein MKATQLKVPSTLRDIMSRDCYRVKARTSILELAQGLTHHRLPGVPVVDDLDRLIGFISEQDILGKLLDSAYHCGQHAQVGDLMRHEVLSVGPNDSITDLAQHMNGQRPKVYPVVEQGRLIGMVTRRDVLSALLVMQNGC, from the coding sequence ATGAAAGCCACCCAGCTCAAGGTGCCATCGACCCTTCGCGATATCATGTCCCGCGACTGTTATCGCGTGAAGGCACGCACCAGCATTCTCGAACTCGCCCAGGGCCTGACCCACCACCGTCTGCCCGGCGTGCCGGTCGTGGATGACCTGGACCGCCTGATCGGCTTCATCTCCGAGCAGGACATCCTCGGCAAGCTGCTCGATAGTGCCTACCACTGCGGCCAGCATGCCCAGGTCGGCGACCTGATGCGTCACGAAGTCCTGAGCGTCGGGCCGAATGACAGCATCACGGATCTGGCGCAGCACATGAATGGCCAACGCCCCAAGGTCTATCCGGTGGTCGAGCAGGGCCGTCTGATCGGCATGGTCACCCGTCGCGATGTCCTGAGTGCGCTGCTGGTGATGCAGAACGGCTGTTGA